AGACCGACGACGGGCCGTTCGGTGCGATGCGCGCTCGTCAGCGCCGCGGGCCACGGTCCAGTCCCGCCTTGCGCAGGGCATCCGCCAGCGCGCCGCCGCCCGCGGGCTCCTCGCGGCGGGCCTGCGGGCGCGGGGCGTCGCGGCGGGGTTGCTGGCCTGCCTGTTCCCGGGGCGGCCGGGCGCCGATCTCGTCGTCGAGGCGCAGGGTGAGCGAGATGCGCTTGCGGGGTACGTCGACCTCGAGCACCTTCGCCCGCACCACGTCGCCGGGCTTCACCACCGCCCGCGGGTCCTTCACGAAGGTCTTCGACAGGGCCGAGATGTGGACGAGCCCGTCCTGGTGCACGCCGATATCGACGAAGGCGCCGAAGGCGGCGACGTTGGTCACCACGCCCTCCAGCACCATGCCGGGTCGCAGGTCGCCGATGCTCTCGACGCCCTCCTGGAAGGTCGCGGTCTTGAAGCTCGGGCGCGGGTCGCGGCCGGGCTTCTCCAATTCGGCGATGATGTCGGTGACGGTTGGCAGGCCGAAGCTCTCGTCGGTGAAGGTCTTCGGGTTCAGGCCCTTCAGCACCGTGCCGTTGCCGATCACCGCCTTGATGTCGCTCTTCGTCGCCTGGAGGATGCGGCGCACCACCGGGTAGGCCTCCGGATGCACGCCGGACGCATCGAGCGGATCGTCGCCGTCCTGGATCCGCAGGAAGCCCGCCGACAGTTCGAACGCCTTCGGCCCGAGCCCGGCGACCTTCTTCAGGGACGATCGGCTGCGGAACGGCCCGTTGGTGTCGCGATGGCTGACGATGTTCTGCGCCACCCGCTCGCTCAAGCCCGAGACCCGGGCAAGCAGCGGGCCCGACGCCGTGTTGACGTCGACCCCGACGCCGTTCACGCAATCCTCCACCACCGCGTCGAGGGAGCGCGACAGCTTCCCCTCGGCGAGGTCGTGCTGGTACTGGCCGACGCCGATCGCCTTCGGTTCGATCTTCACGAGTTCGGCGAGCGGATCCTGCAGCCGCCGGGCGATCGAGACCGCGCCGCGCAACGACACGTCGAGGCCCGGCAGTTCCTGGCTCGCATAGGCCGAGGCCGAGTAGACCGAGGCGCCGGCCTCCGACACCATCACCTTGGTCAGTTTCAGTTCCGGCTGCTTGGCGATCAGCTCCGTGGCCAGCCGGTCGGTCTCCCGCGAGGCGGTGCCGTTGCCGATCGCCACGAGCTCGACCCCGTGCGCCCGGCAGAGCTTCGCCAGCGTCATCAGCGCGCCGGTCCAGTCGCGCCGCGGCTCGTGCGGGTAGATCGTGTCGGTCGCCACCACCTTGCCGGTGGCGTCGACCACCGCGACCTTGACGCCGGTGCGGTAGCCCGGATCAAGGCCGAGCGTCGGCCGCGCGCCGGCGGGTGCGGCGAGCAGGAGGTCGCGCAGGTTGCCGGCGAAGACCCGCACCGCCTCGACTTCCGCCGCCTCCCAGAGGCGGGCGCGCAGGTCGAGCTCGATCGAGAGCCGCAGCTTGGTGCGCCAGGCCCAGCGCACCGCCTCCATCAGCCAGCGGTCGCCGGGCCGGCCGCGATCCTGGATGCCGGCCGACAGCGCGATGCGGCCGTCATAGAGGCTCTGCGCGTCGACGCCCTCGGGCGCCTCGTCGAGGCGCAGGTCGAGCACCTCCTCCTTCTCGGCCCGGAACAGCGCGAGGACCCGGTGGGAGGGGAGGCGGGTCAGGGGCTCGGAGAAGTCGAAGTAATCGGAGAACTTGGCGCCGGCCTGCTGCTTGCCCTCGCGCACCCGCGAGACGAGACGGCCGCGGGTCCAGAACGCCTCGCGCAACTGCCCGACCAGCTCGGCATTCTCGGCAAAGCGCTCGACCAGGATGGAGCGGGCGCCCTCGAGCGCCGCTTCCGGGGTGACGACGCCCTTGCCCTCGTCGACGAAGGGCGCGGCGGCCGTCAGCGGCACCTGGTCGGGGCGGGTGAGCAGCGCCTCGGCCAGCGGGCCTAAGCCCGCCTCGCGGGCGATCTGCGCCTTGGTGCGGCGCTTGGGCTTGAACGGCAGGTAGAGGTCCTCGAGCCGCGCCTTGGTGTCGGCGGCGAGGATCTGGCCCCTCAAGGCGTCGTCGAGCTTGCCTTGGCCCCCCACGCTCTCGAGGATCGCGGCGCGCCTCGCCTCCAGCTCGCGCAGGTAGCGCAGGCGCTCCTCCAGGGTGCGCAGCTGCGCGTCGTCCAGGGTACCGGTCGCTTCCTTGCGGTAGCGGGCGATGAACGGCACCGTCGACCCGCCGTCGAGCAGGTCCACCGCCGCCTTGACCTGCCAGTCCTGCGCGCCGAGCTCGGTGGCGATGCGCTGCTCGATCGTCGGCATGGGGCCTCTCCGGTAGGGGGAGGCGCGTGTTTAGAGGCGGGCGACGATTCGGGGAAGAGGAGACGACCTGGGAAAGGGAAGGCCTGTGAAAGGAAAGACCTGCCGGGAACGGGCGGTCGCGCGCGCGGCCGCCCTGGACGCCGATGGCGGTCAGCGCACCCCGCCCGCCGGCAGCACCCCGGTCGGGGCGGGGACGCGGCGCATCCGCTCGCGGTGGGCGGTGTAGAGGCCGCTGCCGCAGATCACCAGCACGCCGAGGCCCATATAGGCGTCCGGCACCGTGCCGAAGAACAGGAAGCCGAGGAGGCCGGCCCAGATGATCTGGCTGTAGGAGAACGGCACCAGGGTCGAGGCCGGGGCGTGGCGATAGGCGATGGTGACGATCCAGTGCCCGGCGGTCGAGATGAAGCCGATCGCCGCGCCGATCGCGACCTGCGTCAGGTTCGGGGTCTCCCAGACGAAGGGCACAAGCGCCGACAGGATCACGAAGCCGACGATCGCCGACCAGGTCATGGTGGTCTGCGGCGCGTCGTAGCCGTTGATCTTGCGGGTCACGACCAGGGCGGCGGCCCAGAACAGGGCCGAGACGATCGGCAGGATCGCGGCGGCCTGGAAGGCGCTGGTGCCCGGACGCACGATGATCAGCACGCCCAGCAGGCCGACGAGGGCGGCGGCCCAGCGCCGGGCCCCGACCTTCTCGCCGAGCACCGGGATCGACAGGGCGGTGACGAAGATCGGCGAGACGAAGGCGATGGCGGTGATCTCGGCCACCGGCAGGGTGCGCAGGCCCGCGAGGAACAGCAGCGAGGAGCCGACGAGGGCGACGCCGCGCACCACCTGGAGGCCCGGCCGGGCGCTGCGGAACGGCGAGGCGCCGCGCTTGAGATGCGCCCGGACCCCGGCCGCCGCCAGCATCACGGCGAGGAACCCGACGTAGCGCAGCCACGCCACCTCGATGCCGGCGAGCTGCCCGGTGAGGTACTTCGCCGTCGCGTCGGAGCTCGACAGGAAGACGGTGGAGACCACCACCAGCACGATGCCGCGCAGGGGCTGGTCGCCGAGCACGGCCGGCAGGGCCGGGCGGGCGGAGGGGGCGGCGGCGAGGGGAAGCGTCAGGGAGGCCACGGGTGTCACGGCGGGTGCGGAGGAGGGGCCTCTTTCCTACCACCGCCCCGGCCACCCAAGCCGTGCCGATTGCGCGATACGGCCATGCTGCGGGATCAGCCCTAGTTAAGGCACGCTTTACCCGATCGTGTCGGGGCGGCGGCGACTTGCGAGATCGCCGCCATCATCCCGCCGCAAGCCTTAAACCTGTGTCCTGAAGGACTCGTGAAGAGATTTCGTCTTCACCGGAACCGGATTTGCGATTGCGTGTTGTCTCGCCCGCGCAGGATCGCGCCCGCGCGGGCGAGGACCGGGTCAGCAGCAGCGGAAGCCGCCGCGGCCGCCGACGCCGAACCGGGCGTTCTGGCGCTCGCGGAAGAACTCCGTCGCGGTCATCGGCTGCTGGTCGGGGTGGGTCTTGCGGATATGGGCGACGTAGGTGTCGTAGTTGCCCTGGCCGACCATCAGGCGCGCCCCGTCGCAGACGCAGCGCGTCAGGGTCGCCCAGCGCTCCCGGAGGTTCTCGGCGCCCATCGGCTCACTCCGCCGCCGCCGGCACCGCCCGCGGATCCGCCTCGAGGGCGGTCCAGCGGTCGGCGCGGTAGGCCTTGAGGCAGGCCTTCACCCCGAAGGCGATGATCGCCACCACGACGCCGACGAAGAGCAGCGCCAGCACCGCGTCGATGCGGTCGTTGAAGACGATCTGGCGCATCTGGTCGGCGGTCTTGGCCGGCGCCAGCACCTTGCCCTCGGCGAGCGCGGCCGCGTAGCGCTCGGCATGCGCCAGGAAGCCGACCCGCGGATCGGCGGAGAAGACCTTCTGCAGACCGGCGGTGAGGGTGCAGGCGACGAGCCACAGCGTCGGCACGATGGTGACGAGGGCGTAGCGCTCCCGCTTCATCTTGAAGATGACGACGGTGCAGAGCGTCAGCGCGATCGCCGCCAGCATCTGGTTCGAGATGCCGAAGAGCGGCCACAGTGTGTTCACGCCCCCTAACGGATCGGTGACGCCCTGGTAGAGGAAGAAGCCCCAGAACGCGACGCAGAGCGCGGTCGCCACGATGCTCGGGCCCCAGGACGAGGTGTCCTTGAAGGCCGGCACCGCGACGCCGATCAGGTCCTGGAGCATGAAGCGCCCGGCCCGGGTGCCGGCATCGACGGCGGTGAGGATGAACAGCGCCTCGAACAGGATGGCGAAGTGGTACCAGAACGCCATCATCGCCTTGCCGCCGATGACGTTCGAGATGATGTGGGCCATGCCGACCGCGAGCGTCGGCGCGCCGCCGGCCCGCGAGATCACGGTGTGCTCGCCGACATCCGCCGCGGTCTGCCTGATGGTCTCGGCCGAGATCGGGAAGCCCATGGCGGTGACCGAAGCGGACGCGCTCTCCGGCGTCGTGCCGACGACCGCCGCCGGCGAGTTCATGGTGAAGTACACGCCCGGATCGATGACGCTGGCGGCGACGAGCGCCATCACGGCGACGAACGACTCCATCAGCATGCCGCCGTAGCCGATGAAGCGGGCGTTGACCTCGTTGTCGATCAGCTTCGGGGTCGTGCCCGACGAGATCAGGCTGTGGAAGCCCGACACCGCGCCGCACGCGATGGTGATGAACAGGAACGGGAACAGCGAGCCCGACCACACCGGCCCGGTGCCGTCGACGAACTTCGTCACCGCGGGCATCTGGAGGTGGGGTGCCAGCACCAGGATGCCGAGCGCGAGGCCCACGATGGTGCCGATCTTGAGGAAGGTCGAGAGGTAGTCGCGCGGGGCGAGCAGCAGCCAGACCGGCAGGATCGAGGCGACGAAGCCGTAGCCGATCAGCATCCAGCACAGCTGCGTGCCGGTGAAGGTGAACATCGCGGCGAGCGTCGGGTCGTCGGCGACGTTCTGGCCGAAGACGATCGCGGCCATCAGGAGCACGAATCCGAGGATCGAGACCTCGCCGATGCGACCGGGCCGGATCCAGCGCGAGTAGACGCCCATCAGCAGCGCGATCGGGATCGTCGCCATCACCGTGAAGGTGCCCCAGGGGCTCTCGGCCAGCGCCTTGACGACGATGAGCGCCAGCACCGCCAGGATGATGACCATGATCAGGAAGGCGCCGAACAGCGCGACGATGCCGGGAATCGTGCCGAGCTCGGAGCGGATCAGCTCGCCGAGCGAGCGGCCGTCGCGGCGCATCGAGACGAACAGCACCATGAAGTCCTGCACGGCGCCGGCCAGCACCACGCCGGCGAGGATCCAGAGCAGGCCCGGCAGGTAGCCCATCTGGGCTGCCAGCACCGGGCCGACCAGCGGGCCGGCGCCCGCGATCGCCGCGAAGTGGTGGCCGAACAGGACGTACTTGTCGGTCGGGACGTAATCGAGCC
The sequence above is drawn from the Methylobacterium terrae genome and encodes:
- a CDS encoding YbdD/YjiX family protein, which encodes MGAENLRERWATLTRCVCDGARLMVGQGNYDTYVAHIRKTHPDQQPMTATEFFRERQNARFGVGGRGGFRCC
- a CDS encoding Tex family protein, yielding MPTIEQRIATELGAQDWQVKAAVDLLDGGSTVPFIARYRKEATGTLDDAQLRTLEERLRYLRELEARRAAILESVGGQGKLDDALRGQILAADTKARLEDLYLPFKPKRRTKAQIAREAGLGPLAEALLTRPDQVPLTAAAPFVDEGKGVVTPEAALEGARSILVERFAENAELVGQLREAFWTRGRLVSRVREGKQQAGAKFSDYFDFSEPLTRLPSHRVLALFRAEKEEVLDLRLDEAPEGVDAQSLYDGRIALSAGIQDRGRPGDRWLMEAVRWAWRTKLRLSIELDLRARLWEAAEVEAVRVFAGNLRDLLLAAPAGARPTLGLDPGYRTGVKVAVVDATGKVVATDTIYPHEPRRDWTGALMTLAKLCRAHGVELVAIGNGTASRETDRLATELIAKQPELKLTKVMVSEAGASVYSASAYASQELPGLDVSLRGAVSIARRLQDPLAELVKIEPKAIGVGQYQHDLAEGKLSRSLDAVVEDCVNGVGVDVNTASGPLLARVSGLSERVAQNIVSHRDTNGPFRSRSSLKKVAGLGPKAFELSAGFLRIQDGDDPLDASGVHPEAYPVVRRILQATKSDIKAVIGNGTVLKGLNPKTFTDESFGLPTVTDIIAELEKPGRDPRPSFKTATFQEGVESIGDLRPGMVLEGVVTNVAAFGAFVDIGVHQDGLVHISALSKTFVKDPRAVVKPGDVVRAKVLEVDVPRKRISLTLRLDDEIGARPPREQAGQQPRRDAPRPQARREEPAGGGALADALRKAGLDRGPRR
- a CDS encoding DMT family transporter; amino-acid sequence: MTLPLAAAPSARPALPAVLGDQPLRGIVLVVVSTVFLSSSDATAKYLTGQLAGIEVAWLRYVGFLAVMLAAAGVRAHLKRGASPFRSARPGLQVVRGVALVGSSLLFLAGLRTLPVAEITAIAFVSPIFVTALSIPVLGEKVGARRWAAALVGLLGVLIIVRPGTSAFQAAAILPIVSALFWAAALVVTRKINGYDAPQTTMTWSAIVGFVILSALVPFVWETPNLTQVAIGAAIGFISTAGHWIVTIAYRHAPASTLVPFSYSQIIWAGLLGFLFFGTVPDAYMGLGVLVICGSGLYTAHRERMRRVPAPTGVLPAGGVR
- a CDS encoding carbon starvation CstA family protein, with product MTAVRKHGPWALVGALGAAALAVVATQRGETVNALWIVVAAVSVYLIAYRYYSLFIADRIMRLDPTRETPALRHNDGLDYVPTDKYVLFGHHFAAIAGAGPLVGPVLAAQMGYLPGLLWILAGVVLAGAVQDFMVLFVSMRRDGRSLGELIRSELGTIPGIVALFGAFLIMVIILAVLALIVVKALAESPWGTFTVMATIPIALLMGVYSRWIRPGRIGEVSILGFVLLMAAIVFGQNVADDPTLAAMFTFTGTQLCWMLIGYGFVASILPVWLLLAPRDYLSTFLKIGTIVGLALGILVLAPHLQMPAVTKFVDGTGPVWSGSLFPFLFITIACGAVSGFHSLISSGTTPKLIDNEVNARFIGYGGMLMESFVAVMALVAASVIDPGVYFTMNSPAAVVGTTPESASASVTAMGFPISAETIRQTAADVGEHTVISRAGGAPTLAVGMAHIISNVIGGKAMMAFWYHFAILFEALFILTAVDAGTRAGRFMLQDLIGVAVPAFKDTSSWGPSIVATALCVAFWGFFLYQGVTDPLGGVNTLWPLFGISNQMLAAIALTLCTVVIFKMKRERYALVTIVPTLWLVACTLTAGLQKVFSADPRVGFLAHAERYAAALAEGKVLAPAKTADQMRQIVFNDRIDAVLALLFVGVVVAIIAFGVKACLKAYRADRWTALEADPRAVPAAAE